A window of Limosilactobacillus reuteri genomic DNA:
ATATGCTGAGAACACTGAGGAAAATGAAGCGGATAATGAGAAAATGGTAACTACAAATATAGCTGAAAAAGTTACAGAATCGCCTGTTAAAGAACAAAAAAAGGGATTCTGGGCACGATTATTTGGCTAATATAAAAAGGTCTGGGGCGCAAATAGCATTCAAGACCTTTTTATTTACTATTAATTTTTTGTGCCTTTTGTTTCGGATGATGTTTCAGATTTTCAAGCCGGTTTACCAAGGGTTTTGCATATTTTATGTAGAGTGGATTACTAAGGAGCCAATTATGAAAACGTGGTGAGATTTTAGTGATATACCATATTGTGAGGAGGAAAAATGGGACTTGCGGAATTACAGGGAGAAGCATCCCAATTATACCACCGACGAATGAAATGCTCCCTAACAAGATCCATCCAAGTTTTAAGACTAATTTAAAGATCATTAAGAATTTCCTCCTTTCTTTGCATACTATCGTTACAATTATTTTATCATGAGCGTACGAAAAAAGGGTGGAGAGCTGCTTAAGTTTTTATTACATTTAAGTTAAGGAGAGAAATAAATTGACAT
This region includes:
- a CDS encoding DUF454 family protein; amino-acid sequence: MIFKLVLKLGWILLGSISFVGGIIGMLLPVIPQVPFFLLTIWYITKISPRFHNWLLSNPLYIKYAKPLVNRLENLKHHPKQKAQKINSK